One Phaseolus vulgaris cultivar G19833 chromosome 4, P. vulgaris v2.0, whole genome shotgun sequence DNA window includes the following coding sequences:
- the LOC137837488 gene encoding protein ROH1D-like: MRTTAEFQGSVLNLRGVQVHSMEGSSLEQELDLFQKHVTERFLELSSVESGELLSLSWVRKLLDSFLCCQEEFRVIFHNHRAQVLKHPPLDRMVGEFFERGVKALDVCNAIRDGIEQIRQWQKLLEIVICALDQKRSIGEGQFRRAKKALVDLAIGMLDDKESNSSGSLAHRNRSFGRNNNGSRDHHHSNNQHNSFGHFRSLSWSVSRNWSAARQLQAIGNNLSPPKANDLVATNGLALPIYTMSSILVFVMWALVAAIPCQDRGLGIHFSVPRQYLWAAPVVALHERIVEESKKRERKNTSGLLKEIHQIEKCARVINELADSVQFPLSEKTGEEVRQRVQDVSRVCEALKDGLDPMERQVREVFHRIVRSRTEGLDTTHGRG, from the coding sequence ATGCGTACTACGGCAGAATTTCAAGGTTCTGTTCTTAATCTTCGTGGGGTTCAGGTTCACTCCATGGAGGGTTCGAGCTTGGAGCAAGAGCTTGATTTGTTTCAGAAGCATGTGACTGAGCGGTTCCTGGAACTATCTTCAGTTGAAAGCGGGGAATTGCTCTCTCTTTCATGGGTTAGGAAGCTGCTGGATTCGTTTCTGTGTTGCCAAGAGGAGTTCAGAGTGATTTTCCACAACCACAGGGCTCAGGTGTTGAAGCACCCTCCCCTGGATCGCATGGTGGGTGAGTTTTTTGAAAGGGGTGTGAAGGCACTTGATGTGTGCAACGCAATCCGTGATGGGATTGAGCAGATTAGGCAGTGGCAGAAGCTGCTGGAGATTGTTATCTGTGCATTGGATCAGAAGAGGAGCATTGGTGAAGGCCAATTTCGCCGCGCCAAGAAGGCGCTTGTTGACTTGGCCATTGGAATGCTTGATGATAAGGAGTCCAACTCCAGTGGTTCTTTAGCACATAGGAACAGGTCCTTTGGTAGAAACAACAATGGCTCAAGGGATCATCACCATAGCAATAATCAGCATAATTCCTTTGGGCATTTTAGGTCACTTTCTTGGAGTGTGTCAAGGAATTGGTCTGCTGCTAGGCAGCTCCAAGCCATTGGGAACAACTTGTCCCCCCCTAAGGCTAATGATCTTGTTGCCACCAATGGCCTTGCATTGCCTATTTACACAATGAGTTCTATTCTGGTGTTTGTTATGTGGGCACTTGTGGCCGCAATTCCCTGCCAGGACCGCGGTCTGGGGATCCATTTCTCTGTGCCGAGGCAGTACCTGTGGGCGGCTCCGGTGGTGGCGCTGCACGAGCGGATCGTGGAGGAGTCAAAGAAGAGGGAGAGGAAGAACACCTCTGGGTTGCTGAAGGAGATTCACCAGATTGAGAAGTGTGCTAGAGTGATCAATGAGTTGGCTGATTCTGTGCAGTTTCCTTTGAGTGAGAAGACGGGAGAAGAGGTTAGGCAGAGAGTGCAAGATGTTTCAAGGGTTTGTGAAGCCTTGAAAGATGGATTGGACCCTATGGAACGCCAAGTGAGGGAGGTGTTTCACAGAATTGTGCGCAGCAGAACTGAAGGGCTTGACACCACCCATGGCAGAGGGTAA